Proteins encoded by one window of Phosphitispora fastidiosa:
- a CDS encoding prephenate dehydrogenase produces the protein MQPIFDKITIIGVGLIGGSLGMAVLSRGLAARVTGVDENQNLELAVEAEAIHEGVSCLETAVCDADLVVVATPVGVTTEIIRKAAPMIKQGCIITDVGSTKSDIVREAERLMPPGTCFIGGHPMTGSEISGVKGADRYLFENAVYVLTPTKSTDRDAVAKVSRLAAAIGARVIEIDPDEHDLMVATVSHLPHIVATALVNTAGDLDFEHRGLLMLAAGGFRDTTRVASGHPLMWRDICITNRDNILKVLDRFGRVLKETRVMVAACDHSALAESFGRAGETRRNIPSGIRGYLPLMYEITVTVPDRPGAIAGLTACLGNAGININDIEILRVREGEGGTVRLAFGSQADQDAAVILLRSQGIAAKKR, from the coding sequence ATGCAGCCAATATTTGATAAGATAACCATTATAGGTGTGGGACTCATCGGCGGTTCACTGGGGATGGCGGTTTTGAGCCGGGGACTGGCTGCCAGGGTTACCGGTGTTGATGAAAATCAAAACCTGGAGCTTGCAGTTGAGGCTGAAGCAATCCATGAAGGGGTCTCCTGTCTGGAAACTGCAGTTTGTGATGCCGATTTGGTAGTTGTGGCCACTCCTGTAGGGGTTACCACTGAAATTATCAGGAAAGCTGCCCCAATGATTAAGCAGGGATGTATCATTACAGATGTAGGCAGCACCAAGTCAGATATTGTCAGGGAGGCAGAAAGACTAATGCCTCCCGGAACCTGTTTTATCGGCGGACATCCGATGACCGGTTCGGAGATTAGTGGTGTTAAGGGCGCTGACAGGTATCTGTTTGAGAATGCGGTATATGTTTTAACACCCACCAAAAGCACAGATCGTGATGCAGTCGCCAAGGTAAGCCGTCTGGCCGCCGCCATTGGCGCCAGGGTGATTGAAATAGACCCTGACGAACATGACCTGATGGTGGCCACGGTAAGCCATCTGCCTCACATTGTGGCCACAGCGCTGGTAAATACTGCAGGAGACCTGGATTTTGAACACAGGGGGCTGTTGATGCTGGCGGCGGGAGGCTTCAGGGATACCACCAGGGTCGCTTCAGGACACCCGTTAATGTGGCGGGATATCTGTATTACAAACAGGGATAATATTCTAAAGGTTCTTGACCGGTTTGGCAGGGTACTTAAAGAGACCAGAGTGATGGTGGCAGCATGTGATCACAGCGCTCTGGCAGAGAGCTTTGGGAGGGCAGGAGAAACCAGGAGGAATATTCCTTCAGGAATTAGGGGTTACCTGCCACTGATGTATGAAATTACAGTGACCGTGCCCGACAGGCCGGGGGCAATTGCCGGACTGACTGCCTGTCTGGGTAATGCAGGTATTAACATTAATGATATTGAAATACTAAGGGTCAGGGAAGGCGAGGGAGGCACCGTCAGACTTGCTTTTGGAAGCCAGGCTGACCAGGACGCGGCTGTTATTCTCCTCCGCTCCCAGGGCATTGCTGCCAAAAAGAGATAA